In the Vitis vinifera cultivar Pinot Noir 40024 chromosome 2, ASM3070453v1 genome, one interval contains:
- the LOC100259805 gene encoding protein FIP2 — protein sequence MSAPARKFPAPCWTHDETVALIDAYREKWYSLRRGNLRAADWDAVSAAVSLRCHLAAPSKTSVQCRHKIEKLRQRYRAEKQRCVAYPGGFCSSWVFFANMDSMEHGSNQSQTSDDPNPNFDFDGNKFHLKSSPNPGFDQEEGCGLKSVGDGSLVPPGPRANNCGKINGYSNINLVSDAGGGFLVKAPVGRNLESLVLKSKVYSNGDGNVKAELDFNHYDDDRMDAGRRFRLKMQGVEDMILSGIRSKNYGMIDGNSNSNLSDDINGDGFWMKNPRGRNYAHSNSNPKLDSRVLNGRSGSLRLGFGKESGVRGIKRETDPISEMVSSIRLLGEGFVKMEKMKMDMAREIEKMRMEMEMKRSEMLLESQQQIVDTFMKGFLEKKKKKAKMVPSEF from the coding sequence ATGTCCGCTCCTGCTCGCAAGTTTCCGGCGCCCTGCTGGACCCACGACGAAACCGTAGCCCTCATCGACGCCTACCGTGAAAAATGGTACTCTCTCCGCCGCGGCAACCTCCGTGCCGCCGACTGGGACGCCGTTTCTGCCGCGGTCTCCCTTCGCTGCCACCTTGCGGCGCCCTCCAAAACCTCTGTCCAGTGCCGCCACAAGATCGAGAAGCTTCGCCAGCGCTACCGCGCCGAGAAGCAGAGGTGCGTCGCGTACCCTGGAGGATTTTGCTCTTCTTGGGTCTTCTTCGCCAACATGGATTCTATGGAACATGGATCCAACCAGAGTCAGACTTCAGATGATCCGAACCCTAATTTTGATTTCGATGGTAacaaatttcatttgaaaagtAGCCCTAATCCTGGCTTTGACCAAGAAGAAGGGTGTGGCTTGAAATCCGTTGGTGATGGGAGTTTAGTGCCTCCAGGGCCTAGAGCAAATAATTGTGGCAAGATTAATGGGTATTCTAACATTAATCTTGTTTCTGATGCTGGAGGTGGATTTCTTGTGAAAGCACCGGTTGGTAGGAATTTAGAATCTTTGGTACTCAAATCGAAAGTTTATAGTAACGGTGATGGGAATGTGAAAGCAGAACTTGATTTCAACCACTATGATGATGATAGGATGGATGCAGGAAGAAGGTTCCGCCTCAAAATGCAAGGTGTTGAAGATATGATACTTTCAGGTATTAGGTCAAAGAATTATGGCATGATAGATGGAAATTCCAATTCAAATCTTAGTGATGATATTAATGGAGATGGGTTTTGGATGAAAAACCCAAGGGGTCGAAATTATGCTCATAGTAATTCAAATCCTAAGCTTGATTCTAGGGTTTTGAATGGCCGTTCTGGGTCATTAAGATTAGGTTTTGGGAAGGAGAGTGGGGTTAGAGGGATTAAGAGAGAGACAGATCCAATTTCAGAGATGGTCTCATCAATTAGGTTGTTGGGAGAAGGGTTTGTGAAGAtggagaagatgaagatggatATGGCTAGGGAGATTGAAAAAATGCGAATGGAGATGGAGATGAAGCGCAGTGAGATGTTGCTGGAGTCTCAGCAACAGATTGTTGATACTTTTATGAAGGGGTttttggagaagaagaaaaagaaggcgAAGATGGTGCCTTCTGAGTTCTGA
- the LOC104878515 gene encoding uncharacterized protein LOC104878515: protein MMMKEMRFFFGMLKEALKIPFRNPNFVVFSFLTSLPLFTFMLINDFIIQQTLIQTAKILTQTLHPKKFFDFYETPLGLIERAIEEVSHKLLLGFIYLGVVHFLDFLNTVAIVDSASIIHKGETPMNLMDMLCRPMKEIRFKGPLITSIYTFILASFVFLGLISLATHVFIFSNEVYFFILFAVLFIALLIKSVEWSAIWNMSIVISVLEEKHGDVALVLSSYHSRGSRQFGSLFMLVFFVWSFALRGSCLYMGWSGGGNGIRITSAYVGLVCLGNTMKWLVFVVYLHNCKNQRLERVDPEVGRAAEAVKEGYDQGSSTI from the coding sequence ATGATGATGAAAGAGATGCGGTTTTTCTTTGGGATGCTCAAGGAAGCCCTGAAAATCCCCTTCAGAAACCCCAACTTCGTTGTCTTTTCCTTCCTCACATCCCTCCCTTTGTTCACTTTCATGCTCATAAATGATTTCATCATTCAGCAGACCCTCATTCAAACAGCAAAAATCTTGACACAAACTCTTCATCCCAAAaagttctttgatttttatgagACGCCGCTGGGGCTAATAGAAAGAGCAATCGAGGAGGTTTCTCACAAACTCCTCCTGGGTTTCATTTATCTTGGGGTCGTCCATTTCTTAGACTTCCTCAACACAGTGGCAATTGTGGATTCAGCATCAATCATCCACAAGGGAGAGACACCCATGAATCTTATGGATATGTTATGCAGACCCATGAAAGAAATAAGGTTTAAAGGGCCTCTGATCACATCCATCTACACTTTTATACTGGCTTCTTTCGTTTTCCTTGGTCTGATTTCTCTGGCAACGCatgtatttattttctcaaacgAGGTgtacttttttatattatttgcgGTACTCTTTATAgctttattaataaaatcagTGGAATGGAGTGCTATATGGAACATGAGCATTGTGATCTCAGTGTTGGAAGAGAAACATGGGGATGTAGCACTAGTGTTGTCGTCGTATCATAGCAGAGGTAGCAGGCAATTTGGTTCTCTCTTCATGCTCGTTTTCTTTGTTTGGAGCTTTGCGCTAAGAGGATCATGCCTCTATATGGGGTGGAGTGGAGGAGGAAATGGGATTAGAATCACATCTGCATATGTTGGCTTGGTCTGTTTGGGGAATACAATGAAATGGCTGGTTTTTGTGGTTTACTTACACAACTGCAAGAACCAGAGACTGGAGAGGGTTGACCCGGAAGTGGGAAGAGCAGCTGAAGCTGTTAAAGAAGGATATGATCAAGGCAGCAGCACTATTTAA
- the LOC100251487 gene encoding Phospho-2-dehydro-3-deoxyheptonate aldolase 1, chloroplastic-like (The RefSeq protein has 1 substitution compared to this genomic sequence), which yields MAVTGTANLAAPTPPSLCRLFPNPRYLPTHTLKPRPISASLSSIDIRSPNWTPGSWKSKKAQQLPEYPDPVELESVLKTLESFPPMVFAGEARNLEERLADAAVGKAFLLQGGDCAESFKEFGGTNIRDTFRVLLQMGIVLTFGAQLPVIKVGRMAGQFAKPRSDPFEVKDGVKLPSYRGDNINSDDFDEKSRTPDPQRLIRAYLQSVGTLNLLRAFATGGYAAMQRVSQWNLDFVQHSEQGDRYTELAQRVDEALGFMAAAGLTTDHPIMNTIEFWTSHECLHLLYEQALTRQDSTTGLYYDCSAHMLWVGERTRQLDGAHVEFLRGISNPLGIKVSDKMDPKELVKLCEILNPRNKPGRLTIITRMGADNMRIKLPHLIRAVRQAGLIVTWVSDPMHGNTIKAPCGLKTRSFDSIRSELRAFFDVHDQEGSHPGGVHLEMTGQNVTECIGGSKTVTFDDLNSRYHTHCDPRLNASQSLELAFAIAERLRRKRMRSVGALHKG from the exons ATGGCGGTCACAGGCACTGCCAATCTCGCTGCCCCTACGCCACCCTCTCTATGCCGCCTCTTCCCCAACCCCCGATACCTTCCCACTCACCCCCTAAAACCCAGGCCCATTTCGGCCTCCCTCTCCTCCATCGATATCCGGTCTCCCAATTGGACCCCCGGCTCCTGGAAATCAAAGAAAGCACAACAGCTCCCGGAGTACCCGGACCCAGTCGAGCTGGAATCGGTGCTGAAGACCCTCGAGTCATTCCCCCCGATGGTGTTCGCCGGCGAGGCTCGGAACCTGGAGGAGCGGCTGGCCGACGCCGCCGTGGGCAAGGCCTTTCTGCTTCAGGGTGGGGACTGTGCGGAGAGTTTCAAAGAGTTCGGTGGGACTAATATTAGGGACACTTTTAGGGTTTTGTTGCAGATGGGTATTGTTCTCACTTTCGGTGCTCAATTGCCTGTCATCAAG GTTGGACGGATGGCAGGCCAATTTGCCAAACCTAGATCGGATCCTTTTGAGGTTAAAGATGGGGTAAAGCTCCCAAGTTATCGGGGAGACAATATCAATAGTGAtgattttgatgagaaatctAGAACACCAGATCCTCAAAGGTTGATCAGAGCCTACCTCCAATCTGTTGGCACATTAAATCTCCTACGAGCTTTTGCTACTGGTGGATATGCTGCCATGCAGAGAGTGTCACAGTGGAATCTTGACTTTGTACAGCATAGTGAGCAAGGAGACAG ATACACGGAACTTGCACAGAGGGTAGATGAGGCTCTGGGTTTCATGGCTGCTGCTGGGCTTACAACCGATCATCCTATCATGAACACAATTGAGTTCTGGACATCTCACGAGTGCCTTCATTTACTATATGAGCAAGCTTTGACTAGACAGGATTCAACAACTGGCCTCTACTATGACTGCTCTGCTCATATGCTTTGGGTAGGTGAGAGAACTCGGCAGTTGGATGGAGCACATGTTGAATTTCTCCGTGGCATATCTAATCCTCTTGGTATAAAG GTGAGTGACAAGATGGATCCAAAGGAGCTTGTAAAACTATGTGAGATTCTAAACCCTCGCAACAAACCTGGAAGATTGACAATAATCACCCGAATGGGAGCTGATAACATGCGCATAAAGCTTCCTCATTTGATAAGAGCTGTGCGGCAGGCTGGGCTTATTGTCACATGGGTCAGTGATCCTATGCATGGGAACACAATCAAGGCCCCATGTGGTCTGAAGACACGATCTTTTGATTCTATAAGG TCAGAATTGCGAGCTTTCTTTGATGTTCATGATCAAGAAGGGAGCCACCCAGGAGGAGTTCATCTGGAAATGACTGGGCAGAATGTAACAGAGTGCATTGGAGGGTCAAAGACAGTGACTTTTGATGACTTGAACTCCCGCTATCACACACACTGTGATCCGAGGCTCAATGCATCACAATCACTAGAGTTGGCATTTGCCATAGCAGAGAGGTTGAGGAGGAAAAGAATGAGATCTGTTGGTGCTCTCCACAAAGGGTGA